The following proteins come from a genomic window of Populus nigra chromosome 6, ddPopNigr1.1, whole genome shotgun sequence:
- the LOC133697258 gene encoding phospholipase D zeta 1 isoform X1 produces the protein MASSEQLMGGGSVGGGGGGGPRYVKMQSEPSTPLQPQSSSIISSFFSFRQGSTPESCRIFDELPKGTIVSVSRPDLSDISPVQLSYTIEVQYKQFKWTLLKKAAQVFYLHFALKKRLFFEEIQEKQEQVKEWLQNLGIGEHTPMVHDDDDADDETVPLHHDEIAKNRDVPSSAALPVIRPALGKQHSMSDEAKVAMQQYLNHFLGNMDIVNSREVCKFLEVSKLSFLPEYGPKLKEEYVMVKHLPQIVKNDDSRKCACCCFSCCNDNWQKVWAVLKPGFLALLADPFATKPLDIIVFDVLPTSDGSGEGRVSLAAEIKDRNPLRHSFKVTCGNRSIDLRSKSGARVKDWVAAINDAGLRPPEGWCHPHRFGSFAPPRGLSDDGSQAQWFIDGRAAFDAIASSIEDAKSEIFICGWWLCPELYLRRPFRDHASSRLDSLLEIKAKQGIQIYILLYKEVALALKINSVYSKRKLLSIHENVRVLRSPDHFSTGVYLWSHHEKLVIVDHQVCFIGGLDLCFGRYDTCEHRVGDCPPQEWPGKDYYNPRESEPNSWEDMMKDELDRGKYPRMPWHDVHCALWGPPCRDVARHFVQRWNYAKRNKAPYEEAIPLLMPQQHMVIPHYRGQNKEKEVERKDIEDNVEGIKRQDSFSSSSSLQDIPLLLPQEADGPDGSGVGPKRNGLESTPGRSHPNAFRKSKIESVVPDMPMTSFVDDHDSLNLHVKMSPDLAAEPGSKTSDLEWWESQERVDQIGSVDESGQVGSRVSCHCQVIRSVSQWSAGTSQIEESIHCAYCSLIEKAENFVYIENQFFISGLSGDDIIQNRVLEALYRRIMRAFNEKKCFRVIIVIPLLPGFQGGVDDGGAASVRAIMHWQYRTICRGQNSVLHNLYDLLGPKTQDYISFYGLRAYGQLFNGGPVVTSQVYVHSKIMIVDDRATLIGSANINDRSLLGSRDSEIGVLIEDKEFVDSLMGGKPWKAGKFTLSLRLSLWSEHLGLHAKEIHKVIDPVIESTYKDRWMSTAKTNTMIYQDVFSCVPSDLIHTRYDTSSLIFPCLMIITNCFPPLIACRAALRQSTAFWKDRLGHTTIDLGIAPQKLESYQNGDIKNTDPLERLKSVRGHLVSFPLDFMCKEDLRPVFNESEYYASQVFY, from the exons ATGGCATCATCAGAGCAATTAATGGGAGGTGGAAGTGtcggaggtggtggtggtggtggtcccCGATACGTAAAAATGCAATCAGAGCCATCAACGCCGTTACAACCACAATCATCATCAATAATATCGTCCTTCTTCTCTTTCCGTCAAGGTTCGACACCGGAATCCTGTCGGATTTTCGATGAATTACCGAAAGGCACTATCGTCTCCGTTTCTAGACCCGACCTCAGCGATATTAGTCCTGTTCAATTATCTTACACTATCGAAGTTCAATACAAACAG TTCAAGTGGACACTGTTGAAGAAAGCGGCTCAAgtgttttatttacattttgcaTTGAAGAAACGATTGTTTTTCGAGGAAATTCAGGAGAAGCAAGAGCAG gtTAAAGAATGGCTTCAAAATCTAGGAATAGGAGAACATACGCCCATGGtgcatgatgatgatgatgctgatGATGAGACCGTTCCATTGCATCATGATGAAATTGCCAAAAACAG AGATGTTCCATCAAGTGCTGCCTTACCAGTTATTCGTCCAGCATTGGGAAAGCAGCATTCGATGTCAGACGAAGCAAAGGTTGCAATGCAACAATATTTAAATCACTTTTTAGGGAACATGGATATTGTTAACTCCCGAGAG GTTTGCAAGTTTTTGGAGGTCTCGAAATTGTCCTTCTTACCAGAATATGGCCCTAAGCTGAAAGAAGAATATGTTATGGTGAAGCATCTACCACAAATAGTGAAGAATGATGATTCCAGGAAATGTGCTTGCTGTTGCTTTAGTTGCTGTAATGACAACTGGCAGAAG GTGTGGGCTGTTTTGAAACCAGGATTCTTGGCACTTCTGGCTGATCCTTTTGCTACCAAACCTTTGGATATAATTGTGTTTGATGTATTACCTACTTCAGATGGAAGTGGTGAAGGCCGAGTGTCATTAGCAGCAGAAATAAAGGATAGGAATCCCTTACGGCACAGTTTTAAG GTCACATGTGGAAACAGAAGCATAGACTTGAGATCTAAAAGTGGTGCCAGAGTTAAAGATTGGGTTGCTGCAATTAATGATGCTGGACTTAGGCCTCCTGAGGGCTGGTGTCATCCTCATCGCTTTGGCTCTTTTGCTCCTCCTAGGGGTTTGTCTGACGATGGTAGTCAGGCTCAGTGGTTTATAGATGGTAGGGCAGCTTTTGATGCTATTGCTTCATCAATTGAGGATGCTAAATCTGAG ATATTTATTTGTGGGTGGTGGCTGTGCCCAGAACTTTATCTAAGGCGTCCTTTTCGTGATCATGCCTCTTCTAGACTTGATTCTTTGCTGGAAATCAAAGCTAAACAAGGGATTCAG ATATATATTCTTCTCTATAAAGAGGTGGCTCTTGCTCTGAAAATAAATAGTGTGTATAGCAAGAGAAAGCTTCTTAGTATTCATGAGAATGTGAGGGTACTGCGGTCTCCTGACCACTTTTCAACAGGTGTTTACCTTTG GTCCCACCATGAAAAGCTTGTCATCGTGGATCACCAGGTTTGCTTTATTGGAGGACTGGACCTGTGCTTTGGCCGTTATGACACATGTGAACACAGAGTGGGCGACTGCCCTCCTCAAGAATGGCCAGGAAAGGATTATTATAACCCAAg GGAATCTGAACCAAATTCATGGGAAGATATGATGAAAGATGAACTGGATCGTGGCAAATATCCTCGAATGCCTTGGCATGATGTCCATTGTGCTCTTTGGGGACCGCCTTGTCGTGATGTAGCTAGGCACTTTGTCCAGCGTTGGAACTATGCCAAG agAAATAAAGCTCCATATGAGGAAGCAATTCCTCTACTTATGCCCCAGCAGCACATGGTTATCCCACACTATAGGGGGCAAAACAAAGAGAAGGAAGTTGAAAGAAAAGATATTGAAGATAATGTAGAAGGCATTAAAAGGCAGGATTCGTTTTCCTCTAGTTCATCTTTACAAGACATCCCTCTTCTTTTGCCTCAGGAAGCTGATGGGCCTGATGGCTCTGGTGTAGGCCCAAAACGAAATGGGCTGGAGTCTACCCCTGGCAGAAGCCACCCAAATGCTTTCCGGAAATCCAAAATTGAATCAGTTGTTCCAGACATGCCAATGACAAGCTTTGTGGATGATCACGATTCCTTGAATCTTCATGTGAAAATGTCTCCAGATTTAGCAGCAGAGCCTGGCAGCAAAACTTCTGACTTGGAATGGTGGGAATCACAAGAAAGGGTTGATCAGATTGGTTCTGTGGATGAAAGTGGGCAAGTTGGTTCTCGTGTTTCTTGTCATTGTCAG GTTATAAGGAGTGTGAGTCAGTGGTCTGCTGGAACAAGCCAAATTGAAGAGAGCATTCACTGTGCTTATTGTTCTCTTATCGAGAAAGCGGAGAACTTTGTCTACATCGAG AATCAATTTTTCATATCAGGTCTTTCAGGAGATGACATTATACAGAATCGTGTGTTAGAAGCATTGTATCGGCGTATTATGCGAGCATTTAATGAAAAGAAGTGTTTCAGGGTTATTATTGTCATACCACTGCTTCCAGGATTCCAG GGTGGTGTAGATGATGGTGGTGCAGCATCTGTCAGAGCCATAATGCATTGGCAATATCGAACTATTTGCAGAGGACAAAATTCAGTATTGCACAACTTATATGATCTTCTTGGTCCGAAAACTCAAGATTACATTTCTTTCTATGGCCTTAGAGCTTATGGCCAACTTTTTAATGGTGGTCCAGTGGTCACCAGTCAG GTGTATGTCCATAGTAAAATAATGATAGTTGATGACCGTGCAACCTTGATTGGATCAGCTAATATTAATGACAGGAGTTTGCTTGGGTCACGAGATTCTGAG ATTGGGGTACTTATCGAAGACAAGGAATTTGTGGATTCATTAATGGGAGGGAAGCCCTGGAAGGCTGGAAAATTTACTCTTAGTCTCCGCCTTTCATTGTGGTCTGAACACCTTGGTCTTCATGCCAAAGAG atCCATAAAGTGATTGACCCAGTAATTGAGTCGACTTACAAAGACAGATGGATGTCAACTGCAAAG ACAAATACCATGATCTATCAGGATGTCTTTTCTTGTGTGCCAAGTGATCTTATACACACCAGGTATGATACTTCTTCACTCATCTTTCCCTGCCTAATGATCATAACCAATTGCTTTCCGCCCCTAATCGCATGCAGAGCCGCGCTCAGACAAAGTACTGCGTTCTGGAAGGATAGGCTTGGCCATACCACCATCGATCTAGGGATAGCCCCTCAAAAGCTTGAGTCTTACCAAAATGGAGACATAAAAAACACTGATCCGCTGGAGAGATTAAAGTCGGTGCGGGGGCATCTTGTTTCTTTCCCTCTGGACTTCATGTGCAAGGAAGACTTGAGACCTGTGTTCAATGAGAGCGAGTATTATGCATCCCaagttttttattag
- the LOC133697258 gene encoding phospholipase D zeta 1 isoform X2: MASSEQLMGGGSVGGGGGGGPRYVKMQSEPSTPLQPQSSSIISSFFSFRQGSTPESCRIFDELPKGTIVSVSRPDLSDISPVQLSYTIEVQYKQFKWTLLKKAAQVFYLHFALKKRLFFEEIQEKQEQVKEWLQNLGIGEHTPMVHDDDDADDETVPLHHDEIAKNRDVPSSAALPVIRPALGKQHSMSDEAKVAMQQYLNHFLGNMDIVNSREVCKFLEVSKLSFLPEYGPKLKEEYVMVKHLPQIVKNDDSRKCACCCFSCCNDNWQKVWAVLKPGFLALLADPFATKPLDIIVFDVLPTSDGSGEGRVSLAAEIKDRNPLRHSFKVTCGNRSIDLRSKSGARVKDWVAAINDAGLRPPEGWCHPHRFGSFAPPRGLSDDGSQAQWFIDGRAAFDAIASSIEDAKSEIFICGWWLCPELYLRRPFRDHASSRLDSLLEIKAKQGIQIYILLYKEVALALKINSVYSKRKLLSIHENVRVLRSPDHFSTGVYLWSHHEKLVIVDHQVCFIGGLDLCFGRYDTCEHRVGDCPPQEWPGKDYYNPRESEPNSWEDMMKDELDRGKYPRMPWHDVHCALWGPPCRDVARHFVQRWNYAKRNKAPYEEAIPLLMPQQHMVIPHYRGQNKEKEVERKDIEDNVEGIKRQDSFSSSSSLQDIPLLLPQEADGPDGSGVGPKRNGLESTPGRSHPNAFRKSKIESVVPDMPMTSFVDDHDSLNLHVKMSPDLAAEPGSKTSDLEWWESQERVDQIGSVDESGQVGSRVSCHCQVIRSVSQWSAGTSQIEESIHCAYCSLIEKAENFVYIENQFFISGLSGDDIIQNRVLEALYRRIMRAFNEKKCFRVIIVIPLLPGFQGGVDDGGAASVRAIMHWQYRTICRGQNSVLHNLYDLLGPKTQDYISFYGLRAYGQLFNGGPVVTSQVYVHSKIMIVDDRATLIGSANINDRSLLGSRDSEIGVLIEDKEFVDSLMGGKPWKAGKFTLSLRLSLWSEHLGLHAKEIHKVIDPVIESTYKDRWMSTAKTNTMIYQDVFSCVPSDLIHTRAALRQSTAFWKDRLGHTTIDLGIAPQKLESYQNGDIKNTDPLERLKSVRGHLVSFPLDFMCKEDLRPVFNESEYYASQVFY, encoded by the exons ATGGCATCATCAGAGCAATTAATGGGAGGTGGAAGTGtcggaggtggtggtggtggtggtcccCGATACGTAAAAATGCAATCAGAGCCATCAACGCCGTTACAACCACAATCATCATCAATAATATCGTCCTTCTTCTCTTTCCGTCAAGGTTCGACACCGGAATCCTGTCGGATTTTCGATGAATTACCGAAAGGCACTATCGTCTCCGTTTCTAGACCCGACCTCAGCGATATTAGTCCTGTTCAATTATCTTACACTATCGAAGTTCAATACAAACAG TTCAAGTGGACACTGTTGAAGAAAGCGGCTCAAgtgttttatttacattttgcaTTGAAGAAACGATTGTTTTTCGAGGAAATTCAGGAGAAGCAAGAGCAG gtTAAAGAATGGCTTCAAAATCTAGGAATAGGAGAACATACGCCCATGGtgcatgatgatgatgatgctgatGATGAGACCGTTCCATTGCATCATGATGAAATTGCCAAAAACAG AGATGTTCCATCAAGTGCTGCCTTACCAGTTATTCGTCCAGCATTGGGAAAGCAGCATTCGATGTCAGACGAAGCAAAGGTTGCAATGCAACAATATTTAAATCACTTTTTAGGGAACATGGATATTGTTAACTCCCGAGAG GTTTGCAAGTTTTTGGAGGTCTCGAAATTGTCCTTCTTACCAGAATATGGCCCTAAGCTGAAAGAAGAATATGTTATGGTGAAGCATCTACCACAAATAGTGAAGAATGATGATTCCAGGAAATGTGCTTGCTGTTGCTTTAGTTGCTGTAATGACAACTGGCAGAAG GTGTGGGCTGTTTTGAAACCAGGATTCTTGGCACTTCTGGCTGATCCTTTTGCTACCAAACCTTTGGATATAATTGTGTTTGATGTATTACCTACTTCAGATGGAAGTGGTGAAGGCCGAGTGTCATTAGCAGCAGAAATAAAGGATAGGAATCCCTTACGGCACAGTTTTAAG GTCACATGTGGAAACAGAAGCATAGACTTGAGATCTAAAAGTGGTGCCAGAGTTAAAGATTGGGTTGCTGCAATTAATGATGCTGGACTTAGGCCTCCTGAGGGCTGGTGTCATCCTCATCGCTTTGGCTCTTTTGCTCCTCCTAGGGGTTTGTCTGACGATGGTAGTCAGGCTCAGTGGTTTATAGATGGTAGGGCAGCTTTTGATGCTATTGCTTCATCAATTGAGGATGCTAAATCTGAG ATATTTATTTGTGGGTGGTGGCTGTGCCCAGAACTTTATCTAAGGCGTCCTTTTCGTGATCATGCCTCTTCTAGACTTGATTCTTTGCTGGAAATCAAAGCTAAACAAGGGATTCAG ATATATATTCTTCTCTATAAAGAGGTGGCTCTTGCTCTGAAAATAAATAGTGTGTATAGCAAGAGAAAGCTTCTTAGTATTCATGAGAATGTGAGGGTACTGCGGTCTCCTGACCACTTTTCAACAGGTGTTTACCTTTG GTCCCACCATGAAAAGCTTGTCATCGTGGATCACCAGGTTTGCTTTATTGGAGGACTGGACCTGTGCTTTGGCCGTTATGACACATGTGAACACAGAGTGGGCGACTGCCCTCCTCAAGAATGGCCAGGAAAGGATTATTATAACCCAAg GGAATCTGAACCAAATTCATGGGAAGATATGATGAAAGATGAACTGGATCGTGGCAAATATCCTCGAATGCCTTGGCATGATGTCCATTGTGCTCTTTGGGGACCGCCTTGTCGTGATGTAGCTAGGCACTTTGTCCAGCGTTGGAACTATGCCAAG agAAATAAAGCTCCATATGAGGAAGCAATTCCTCTACTTATGCCCCAGCAGCACATGGTTATCCCACACTATAGGGGGCAAAACAAAGAGAAGGAAGTTGAAAGAAAAGATATTGAAGATAATGTAGAAGGCATTAAAAGGCAGGATTCGTTTTCCTCTAGTTCATCTTTACAAGACATCCCTCTTCTTTTGCCTCAGGAAGCTGATGGGCCTGATGGCTCTGGTGTAGGCCCAAAACGAAATGGGCTGGAGTCTACCCCTGGCAGAAGCCACCCAAATGCTTTCCGGAAATCCAAAATTGAATCAGTTGTTCCAGACATGCCAATGACAAGCTTTGTGGATGATCACGATTCCTTGAATCTTCATGTGAAAATGTCTCCAGATTTAGCAGCAGAGCCTGGCAGCAAAACTTCTGACTTGGAATGGTGGGAATCACAAGAAAGGGTTGATCAGATTGGTTCTGTGGATGAAAGTGGGCAAGTTGGTTCTCGTGTTTCTTGTCATTGTCAG GTTATAAGGAGTGTGAGTCAGTGGTCTGCTGGAACAAGCCAAATTGAAGAGAGCATTCACTGTGCTTATTGTTCTCTTATCGAGAAAGCGGAGAACTTTGTCTACATCGAG AATCAATTTTTCATATCAGGTCTTTCAGGAGATGACATTATACAGAATCGTGTGTTAGAAGCATTGTATCGGCGTATTATGCGAGCATTTAATGAAAAGAAGTGTTTCAGGGTTATTATTGTCATACCACTGCTTCCAGGATTCCAG GGTGGTGTAGATGATGGTGGTGCAGCATCTGTCAGAGCCATAATGCATTGGCAATATCGAACTATTTGCAGAGGACAAAATTCAGTATTGCACAACTTATATGATCTTCTTGGTCCGAAAACTCAAGATTACATTTCTTTCTATGGCCTTAGAGCTTATGGCCAACTTTTTAATGGTGGTCCAGTGGTCACCAGTCAG GTGTATGTCCATAGTAAAATAATGATAGTTGATGACCGTGCAACCTTGATTGGATCAGCTAATATTAATGACAGGAGTTTGCTTGGGTCACGAGATTCTGAG ATTGGGGTACTTATCGAAGACAAGGAATTTGTGGATTCATTAATGGGAGGGAAGCCCTGGAAGGCTGGAAAATTTACTCTTAGTCTCCGCCTTTCATTGTGGTCTGAACACCTTGGTCTTCATGCCAAAGAG atCCATAAAGTGATTGACCCAGTAATTGAGTCGACTTACAAAGACAGATGGATGTCAACTGCAAAG ACAAATACCATGATCTATCAGGATGTCTTTTCTTGTGTGCCAAGTGATCTTATACACACCAG AGCCGCGCTCAGACAAAGTACTGCGTTCTGGAAGGATAGGCTTGGCCATACCACCATCGATCTAGGGATAGCCCCTCAAAAGCTTGAGTCTTACCAAAATGGAGACATAAAAAACACTGATCCGCTGGAGAGATTAAAGTCGGTGCGGGGGCATCTTGTTTCTTTCCCTCTGGACTTCATGTGCAAGGAAGACTTGAGACCTGTGTTCAATGAGAGCGAGTATTATGCATCCCaagttttttattag
- the LOC133698007 gene encoding probable protein phosphatase 2C 41, with amino-acid sequence MVLFPSLLDGLAGTVSIKKGRNSRKDAGREAAEALAKDARKNELMLSSSGIVKSNKSSNFASVCSKRGQKGINQDSLVVWEEFGCQEDMIFCGIFDGHGPWGHFVSKRVRESVPSSLLCKWQETLSLTSLGMDFEMDLDRNLHQFDIWKQSYLKTYAAIDHELKQHPEIDSFCSGSTALTIIKQGEHLVITNVGDSRAVLATTDDDGCLVPLQLTIDFKPNLPEEAERITRSNGRVFCLRDEPGVFRVWMPNGRTPGLALSRAFGDHCVKDFGLISEPDVTQRNITSRDQFVILATDGVWDVISNQEAVQVVFSTPDREKSAKRLVECAVRAWKNKKRGIAMDDISVICLFFHPSPSQKAAPLTISKQADMIKTF; translated from the exons ATGGTGCTTTTTCCATCTCTGCTCGATGGATTGGCTGGAACAGTATCAATCAAGAAAGGAAGAAATTCTCGAAAAGATGCAGGAAGGGAAGCTGCAGAAGCATTGGCAAAGGATGCGAGGAAGAATGAGTTGATGTTGAGTTCCTCGGGCATTGTTAAGTCTAACAAGTCAAGTAACTTTGCCTCTGTCTGCTCCAAGAGAGGGCAGAAAGGAATTAATCAGGATTCCTTGGTTGTGTGGGAG GAATTTGGATGCCAAGAAGATATGATATTTTGTGGGATTTTTGATGGGCATGGGCCATGGGGCCATTTTGTTTCTAAAAGGGTTAGAGAATCTGTACCCTCTTCATTGCTATGCAAATGGCAAGAAACTCTTTCATTGACGTCGCTTGGCATGGACTTCGAAATGGATTTAGATAGAAACCTTCATCAGTTTGATATTTGGAAGCAGTCCTACTTGAAAACTTATGCTGCCATTGATCACGAACTTAAGCAGCATCCCGAGATTGATTCCTTTTGCAGTGGTTCTACAGCTTTAACAATCATTAAACAG GGTGAGCATCTAGTTATAACAAATGTTGGTGATTCTCGGGCTGTATTGGCAACTACTGATGATGATGGCTGTTTGGTGCCCCTTCAGCTTACCATCGATTTTAAGCCTAATTTACCAG AGGAGGCTGAACGAATAACCAGGTCCAATGGCAGAGTGTTTTGTTTGCGTGACGAGCCCGGGGTGTTTAGGGTCTGGATGCCAAATGGTAGAACTCCAGGACTAGCATTATCAAGAGCCTTTGGCGACCACTGTGTAAAGGATTTTGGGCTCATTTCTGAGCCTGACGTGACACAAAGAAACATCACAAGCAGAGACCAGTTTGTCATTTTAGCCACTGATGGG GTATGGGATGTGATCTCTAACCAGGAAGCAGTGCAGGTTGTTTTTTCAACACCTGATAGGGAAAAATCAGCTAAAAGGCTAGTGGAATGCGCAGTTCGTGCTtggaagaacaagaaaagagGCATTGCCATGGATGATATCTCAGTCATCTGCCTCTTCTTTCACCCTTCACCATCTCAAAAAGCTGCCCCTCTGACGATCTCAAAACAAGCTGACATGATCAAGactttttaa
- the LOC133696956 gene encoding probable protein phosphatase 2C 34 — MVFFPSFHDGLSRIISTIKGRNSQKDTGKEAAEALAKDARKNELMLSSSGNVKSSKSDNFASVCSKRGQKGINQDSSVVWEGFGSQDDMIFCGIFDGHGPWGHFVSKKVRESVPSLLLCNWQENLALTSLGMDFEMDLDRNLHQFDIWKQSYLKTYAAIDQELKQNRKIDSFFSGTTAVTIIKQGENLVIANVGDSRAVLATTSIDGSLVPLQLTIDFKPNLPEEAERITQSKGRVFCLHDEPGVYRVWMPNGKTPGLSLSRAFGDHCVKDFGLVSEPDVTRRNISSRDQFVILATDGVWDVISNQEAVQVVSLTPDREESAKRLVECAGRAWRCKKKGIAMDDISAICLFFHPSPSQQIDPQLISSQADMMNAL, encoded by the exons ATGGTGTTTTTTCCATCTTTTCATGATGGATTGTCCAGAATAATATCGACAATCAAGGGCAGAAACTCTCAAAAAGATACTGGAAAGGAAGCTGCAGAAGCTTTGGCAAAGGATGCGAGGAAGAACGAGTTGATGTTGAGCTCCTCTGGCAATGTTAAGTCTAGTAAGTCAGATAATTTTGCATCGGTCTGCTCCAAGAGAGGGCAAAAAGGAATTAATCAGGATTCTTCTGTTGTGTGGGAG GGATTCGGGAGTCAAGATGATATGATCTTCTGTGGCATTTTTGATGGGCATGGACCATGGGGCCATTTCGTTTCAAAAAAAGTTAGAGAATCTGTACCCTCTTTGTTGCTGTGTAACTGGCAAGAAAACCTTGCATTGACATCGCTTGGCATGGACTTCGAGATGGATTTGGATAGAAACCTTCACCAATTCGATATTTGGAAGCAGTCCTACCTAAAGACTTACGCTGCCATTGATCAGGAACTTAAGCAGAATCGCAAGATTGACTCCTTTTTTAGTGGGACTACGGCCGTAACAATCATTAAACAG GGTGAGAATCTTGTTATAGCAAATGTTGGTGATTCTCGGGCTGTGCTGGCGACCACTTCCATTGATGGCAGTTTGGTTCCACTTCAGCTTACCATCGATTTTAAGCCTAATTTACCTG AGGAGGCTGAAAGAATAACACAGTCGAAGGGTCGAGTGTTTTGCCTGCATGACGAGCCAGGGGTTTATAGGGTCTGGATGCCAAACGGCAAGACTCCAGGACTATCATTATCAAGAGCCTTTGGAGACCACTGCGTAAAAGATTTTGGGCTCGTTTCGGAACCAGATGTGACACGAAGAAACATATCAAGCAGAGATCAGTTCGTCATTTTGGCGACTGACGGG GTATGGGATGTGATTTCCAACCAAGAAGCAGTGCAGGTTGTTTCTTTGACACCAGATAGGGAAGAATCAGCTAAAAGACTGGTGGAATGCGCAGGCCGTGCATGGAGGTGCAAGAAAAAAGGGATTGCCATGGATGATATCTCAGCCATATGTCTCTTCTTCCACCCTTCACCGTCTCAACAGATCGACCCTCAACTGATCTCCTCACAGGCTGACATGATGAACGCTTTGTAA